The window GCCCATCGCCGGATTGCTCTCTGAGGGGCGCTTGTCGATGATTTCGACCTCGACGCGGAGCGTATCGCCGGGATGGACCGGCTGTTTCCACCGCAGTTCGTCGACGCCGCGGGCCCCCATCGACGTCTCTTCCTCGAGGAAGTCATCCACCAGCAGGCGCATACACATCGACGCGGTGTGCCATCCGGAGGCCGCCAGCGAGCCGAAAATCGACTCTTCGGCCGCCTC of the Natronomonas halophila genome contains:
- a CDS encoding MaoC family dehydratase; translation: MARYFEDIEVGDVYELDGRYEVTEEEITEFAEKYDPQPFHLDEEAAEESIFGSLAASGWHTASMCMRLLVDDFLEEETSMGARGVDELRWKQPVHPGDTLRVEVEIIDKRPSESNPAMGHVRMRTTGFNQDDDPVIEWVGLGMQRRRTAEE